A window of Patescibacteria group bacterium contains these coding sequences:
- a CDS encoding 50S ribosomal protein L19, with the protein MEEKKQAKASQADVVAIKPADVRPGMVVRVQEKIKDVTSKGEERERLQAFEGTVISVRGAGISRTMTVRKTAGGWGVEKIYPLASPVIGGLDLVRQFKVRRAKLNYLTEWRQNHKRPMREMKKAK; encoded by the coding sequence AGGCGTCCCAGGCCGACGTGGTGGCCATCAAGCCGGCGGACGTGAGGCCCGGCATGGTGGTGCGCGTGCAGGAAAAGATCAAGGACGTCACCAGCAAGGGCGAGGAGCGCGAACGCCTCCAGGCCTTCGAGGGGACGGTCATCTCGGTGCGCGGCGCGGGAATCTCCCGCACCATGACGGTGCGCAAGACCGCCGGCGGCTGGGGGGTGGAGAAGATCTACCCGCTCGCCTCCCCGGTGATCGGCGGCCTCGACCTCGTGCGCCAGTTCAAGGTGCGCCGTGCCAAGCTCAACTATCTCACCGAATGGCGCCAGAATCACAAGCGCCCGATGCGCGAGATGAAGAAGGCGAAGTGA
- the uvrA gene encoding excinuclease ABC subunit UvrA has protein sequence MKEVISVRGARVHNLKNVSVDIPKNKLVVVTGLSGSGKSSLAFDTIYAEGQRRYMESLSSYARQFLELQDKPDVDEITGLSPTIAIDQKSSSHNPRSTVGTVTEIYDFLRLLFARAGRPHCPTCGQPVSEQDLTSIVGKVTSLAKEGTIQLFAPVVREVRGEHKAVLVAAASAHFSRVRFDGFLMDLDEAIAMRKDKKKAHTIEVMVAELGAGIEYPPAQIVDLVKKALEYGNGLLLVVRDDTGDETLFSQSYSCLQCGVNLPKPEPRLFSFNSPYGACIGCTGLGVKLVLEPELVIPNPRLSFAEGAVRPWTRIAGNQTSYLRLLEAVGKRHKFSTNVPVEKIGKEKMNLVYYGTGDDTYALDGAEVTFPGILAQLEAKYRETDSDYVRHELEGYMRTMVCPVCDGKRLKREVLAITINGLSIADVVNKSIEECAVFFEGLMGKADKASGGQGLRRTNVPAALSPKAFNASDLTKEEKMVAERVAKEVVARLSHLVDVGLGYLTLDRSAMTLSGGEAQRVRLASQLGSSLSGVIYILDEPSIGLHPRDNDQLIGTIKRLRDVGNSVIVVEHDEAMIRAADYVFDVGPGAGEYGGEIVAEGTPAQLERDKESLTGSYLCGKKNIPLPKSYRKGSGKALTIEGASAFNLKGIDVKIPLGRLVCVTGVSGSGKSTLILDILGKALSRHFYRAKLYPGAHKDIKGLEHVDKVVAVDQSPIGRTPRSNPATYTGVFTSVRDLFTEVPEAKMRSFDAGKFSFNVKGGGRCEACGGDGMRRIEMQFLPDVYVECAECRGTRYNQEVLEIHYKGKSIADVLNMTVEEARRFFADQPAVFDKLDVLHEVGLGYLRLGQSATTLSGGEAQRVKLSTELSRRATGKTVYILDEPTTGLHFEDIKRLLGVLHQLVDKGNTVVIIEHNLDVIKGADWVIDMGPDGGDKGGKVVAEGTPKEIVKVKASVTGEFLKPLLK, from the coding sequence ATGAAAGAGGTCATCTCCGTCCGTGGCGCGCGCGTGCACAATTTGAAAAACGTTTCGGTCGACATCCCAAAGAACAAGCTGGTGGTCGTCACCGGCCTGTCCGGTTCGGGGAAGTCCTCGCTCGCCTTCGACACCATCTACGCCGAAGGGCAGCGCCGGTACATGGAGTCGCTTTCGAGCTATGCGCGGCAGTTCCTGGAGCTTCAGGACAAGCCGGACGTGGACGAGATCACCGGCCTTTCGCCGACGATCGCCATCGACCAGAAATCTTCCTCGCACAACCCGCGTTCCACGGTCGGGACCGTCACAGAAATCTACGATTTCCTCCGTCTCCTGTTCGCGCGCGCGGGCCGGCCGCACTGTCCCACGTGCGGACAGCCGGTTTCGGAGCAGGACCTCACCTCCATCGTCGGGAAGGTGACCTCGCTCGCCAAGGAAGGGACCATCCAGCTGTTCGCGCCGGTCGTGCGCGAGGTGCGTGGCGAGCACAAGGCCGTGCTCGTGGCCGCGGCTTCGGCGCATTTCTCCCGCGTGCGCTTCGACGGGTTCCTGATGGACCTCGACGAGGCGATCGCCATGCGCAAGGACAAGAAGAAGGCGCACACGATCGAGGTGATGGTGGCCGAGCTCGGTGCCGGCATCGAATATCCGCCTGCGCAGATCGTGGACCTCGTGAAGAAGGCGCTCGAGTACGGCAACGGGCTGCTGCTCGTGGTGCGCGACGACACGGGCGACGAGACGCTTTTCTCGCAAAGCTATTCCTGCCTCCAGTGCGGCGTGAATTTGCCCAAGCCGGAGCCCCGTCTCTTTTCCTTCAACAGCCCATACGGCGCCTGCATCGGCTGCACCGGCCTTGGGGTGAAGCTCGTGCTTGAGCCCGAGCTCGTGATTCCCAATCCGCGCCTGTCGTTTGCCGAAGGCGCGGTGCGGCCGTGGACGCGCATCGCCGGGAACCAGACGAGCTACCTGCGCCTGCTCGAGGCCGTGGGCAAGCGCCATAAGTTCTCCACGAACGTCCCGGTCGAAAAGATCGGGAAGGAGAAGATGAACCTGGTGTATTACGGCACCGGTGACGACACGTACGCACTCGACGGAGCGGAGGTCACCTTTCCCGGCATCCTTGCCCAGCTCGAGGCCAAGTACCGCGAGACGGATTCCGATTACGTGCGCCACGAGCTCGAGGGATACATGCGCACCATGGTGTGTCCGGTATGCGACGGGAAGCGCCTCAAGCGGGAGGTGCTCGCCATCACGATCAACGGCCTGTCCATCGCCGACGTGGTGAACAAGAGCATCGAGGAGTGCGCGGTGTTTTTTGAGGGGTTGATGGGAAAGGCGGACAAGGCCTCAGGCGGACAAGGCCTCAGGCGGACGAACGTTCCTGCGGCCTTATCGCCTAAGGCCTTCAACGCCTCAGACCTCACGAAAGAAGAGAAGATGGTCGCTGAACGCGTCGCGAAGGAAGTGGTGGCGCGTCTTTCCCATCTCGTCGACGTCGGCCTCGGGTATCTCACGCTCGATCGCTCTGCCATGACGCTCTCCGGCGGGGAGGCGCAGCGCGTGCGGCTTGCGAGCCAGCTCGGGAGCTCGCTCTCCGGCGTCATCTACATCCTCGACGAGCCTTCGATCGGGCTGCATCCGCGCGACAATGACCAGCTCATCGGCACCATCAAGCGCCTGCGGGACGTGGGGAACTCGGTGATCGTGGTCGAGCACGACGAGGCGATGATCCGCGCGGCCGACTACGTGTTCGACGTGGGTCCCGGCGCCGGCGAATACGGCGGGGAGATCGTGGCCGAAGGCACGCCCGCGCAGCTTGAGCGCGACAAGGAGTCGCTCACGGGCAGCTACCTCTGCGGCAAGAAGAACATCCCGCTCCCCAAGTCGTACCGCAAAGGGAGCGGCAAGGCGCTCACGATCGAAGGGGCCTCCGCCTTCAACCTCAAGGGCATCGACGTGAAGATCCCGCTCGGGCGTCTCGTGTGCGTCACGGGCGTGTCGGGCTCCGGCAAGTCCACGCTCATCCTCGACATCCTCGGGAAGGCGCTCTCCCGCCATTTCTATCGCGCCAAGCTCTATCCGGGCGCGCACAAGGACATCAAGGGGTTGGAACACGTCGACAAGGTGGTGGCCGTCGACCAATCGCCCATCGGCCGCACGCCCAGGTCGAATCCCGCCACGTATACCGGCGTGTTCACCTCCGTGCGCGACCTGTTCACCGAGGTGCCGGAGGCGAAGATGCGAAGCTTCGACGCCGGGAAGTTCAGCTTCAACGTGAAGGGCGGCGGCCGGTGCGAGGCGTGCGGGGGCGACGGGATGCGGCGCATCGAGATGCAGTTCCTCCCCGACGTGTACGTGGAATGCGCCGAGTGCCGCGGCACGCGGTACAACCAGGAAGTGCTCGAGATCCACTACAAGGGGAAGTCCATCGCGGACGTCCTGAACATGACCGTCGAGGAAGCGCGCCGCTTCTTCGCCGACCAGCCGGCAGTGTTCGATAAGCTAGACGTGCTCCACGAGGTCGGCCTCGGCTACCTGCGCCTCGGCCAAAGCGCCACCACGCTTTCCGGCGGCGAGGCCCAGCGCGTGAAGCTCTCCACGGAACTGTCGAGACGCGCGACGGGAAAGACCGTCTACATCCTGGACGAGCCGACCACCGGCCTGCACTTCGAAGACATCAAGCGGCTCCTCGGCGTGCTCCATCAGCTCGTGGACAAGGGGAACACCGTGGTCATCATCGAGCACAACCTCGACGTCATCAAGGGGGCCGACTGGGTGATAGACATGGGGCCAGACGGGGGCGACAAGGGCGGTAAGGTGGTGGCTGAAGGGACGCCCAAGGAGATCGTGAAGGTGAAGGCGAGCGTCACCGGGGAGTTCCTGAAGCCGTTGCTCAAGTGA
- a CDS encoding DsbA family protein: MDSPIPTSSTRRRTLIVTAGVLVALAAAGSFAYRVGHYARLIQAGSITRSDLAFLSNYTPSAVASALSSGTTSEATDRASAPALGAPDAKVTIVEFADFACPFSRASSFTMRSLAAKYGDRIRYAYRDFPLGELHPDALGASIAASCAGTQGKFWEYHDKLYLSQSDLGAARLKALAREANLDLVAFDACVADPSVRTAVLEDYQAGLEAGVEGTPTFFINGTMIPGAIPEDILDGLIERALAQ, from the coding sequence ATGGATTCTCCCATCCCGACATCGTCGACGCGTCGTCGAACGCTTATCGTCACGGCCGGCGTGCTCGTTGCGCTCGCCGCCGCGGGGTCGTTCGCGTACCGCGTGGGACACTACGCGCGGCTCATCCAGGCCGGGTCCATCACGCGTTCCGATCTCGCCTTCCTGTCGAACTACACGCCGAGCGCGGTCGCTTCCGCGCTCTCGTCCGGCACGACCTCCGAGGCGACGGACCGCGCCTCCGCGCCCGCCCTCGGCGCGCCGGACGCGAAGGTGACGATCGTCGAGTTCGCGGATTTCGCCTGCCCGTTCTCGCGCGCGTCGAGCTTCACGATGCGATCCCTCGCGGCCAAGTACGGCGACCGCATCCGATACGCCTACCGCGATTTCCCGCTCGGCGAGCTGCATCCCGACGCGCTCGGCGCTTCCATCGCCGCTTCGTGCGCGGGCACGCAGGGAAAGTTCTGGGAGTATCATGACAAGCTCTATCTTTCCCAGTCCGATCTCGGCGCGGCCCGCCTCAAGGCGCTCGCGCGCGAGGCCAACCTCGACCTCGTCGCGTTCGACGCCTGCGTGGCGGACCCCTCCGTGCGCACCGCCGTGCTCGAAGATTACCAGGCCGGCCTGGAAGCCGGCGTCGAAGGCACGCCCACCTTCTTCATCAATGGGACGATGATCCCCGGCGCCATCCCCGAGGACATCCTCGACGGCCTCATCGAACGCGCCCTTGCGCAGTGA
- the secG gene encoding preprotein translocase subunit SecG, protein MNTNAILNAAELALAVLLAASILLQSRGSGLSSAFGGEGNVYRTKRGIEKRLFQGSVVLSILFLGVALANALV, encoded by the coding sequence ATGAACACCAACGCCATCCTCAACGCCGCGGAACTCGCGCTTGCCGTGCTGCTTGCGGCCTCCATCCTGCTGCAGTCGCGCGGCTCGGGACTTTCGTCCGCCTTCGGCGGCGAAGGGAACGTGTACCGCACCAAGCGCGGCATCGAGAAGCGCCTGTTCCAGGGCAGCGTCGTCCTGTCGATCCTGTTCCTCGGCGTCGCCCTGGCCAATGCCCTGGTGTAA
- a CDS encoding peptide ABC transporter substrate-binding protein, with the protein MFRRPPPQGPKDLAMRQVLSVKRRRGLPTLKQWGALPRLLTRRERLLALSCLLLFVLSASALGTWYVATHRLEIPAEGGEYVEALVGEPQFVNPLYSTASDVDADLARLVYSGLLRFDPKEGLVNDLAEKMEISEDGKTYSVTVRDDATFHDGSSVRAKDVLFTITAIQDPAYRSPLEVSFRGVAVSQVDDRTVAFSLEKPFAPFLSTLTVGILPEGLWGGIPPRNAPLATRNLEPIGSGPYKFASFSKDKNGRILSYTLARYAAYYATPALIDTLTFKFYADGNDAQGALENRNVEGMAFVSSDQEEAVAKNRNVTLLRPSLPRVTTLSFNQEKAAALKKPEVRKAIALALNKQAILEDALSGRGAVVDSPILPDMVGYAPDVAWPTFDPAASMALLEKAGFPKVDGSDVRTLPKDLYEARKKAAGEAGGSTTNEFSLTLKTVQHPELIRTAERIATQLADIGIKVEVAAVPADELLADVIEPRDYEMLLTGTLLGLDPDPFPFWHSSQASGKGLNLANYGNRKADTLLEEARQSTDEATRAAKYEEFQSLLAEDLPAVFLYQSAYAYAVSSKIRNVDIPRVITPSDRFANVTSWYIKTKNVLR; encoded by the coding sequence GTGTTCCGCCGCCCCCCACCCCAGGGACCCAAGGACCTGGCCATGCGCCAGGTGCTTTCCGTGAAACGCCGCCGCGGACTGCCCACGCTCAAGCAGTGGGGCGCCCTTCCGCGCCTGCTCACGCGCCGCGAACGGCTCTTGGCCCTGTCCTGCCTCCTCCTCTTCGTCCTTTCCGCCTCGGCGCTTGGCACATGGTATGTGGCCACCCACCGCCTGGAAATCCCGGCGGAAGGAGGCGAGTACGTGGAGGCCCTCGTGGGCGAGCCGCAGTTCGTGAACCCGCTGTACTCCACGGCCTCCGACGTGGACGCCGACCTGGCGCGCCTGGTCTATTCCGGGCTCTTGCGGTTCGATCCCAAGGAAGGCCTCGTGAACGACCTGGCTGAGAAGATGGAGATCTCCGAGGACGGGAAGACCTATTCGGTGACCGTGCGCGACGACGCGACGTTCCACGACGGGTCTTCCGTGCGGGCGAAGGACGTGCTGTTCACCATCACCGCGATCCAGGACCCGGCCTATCGCAGCCCGCTCGAGGTGTCCTTCCGCGGGGTCGCCGTAAGCCAGGTGGATGACCGCACGGTGGCCTTCTCGCTTGAGAAGCCGTTCGCGCCGTTCCTCTCCACGCTCACGGTCGGCATCCTCCCAGAGGGGCTCTGGGGCGGCATCCCGCCGCGCAATGCCCCGCTCGCCACCCGCAACCTGGAACCGATCGGGAGCGGCCCGTACAAGTTCGCCTCGTTCTCCAAGGACAAGAACGGGCGCATCCTCTCCTACACCCTCGCGCGCTATGCCGCGTATTACGCCACCCCGGCTCTCATCGACACGCTCACCTTCAAGTTCTACGCCGACGGGAACGATGCGCAGGGCGCGCTTGAGAACCGCAACGTCGAAGGGATGGCATTCGTGTCGAGCGACCAGGAAGAGGCGGTGGCGAAGAATCGGAACGTCACGCTGCTGCGCCCCTCCCTCCCGCGCGTCACCACGCTCTCCTTCAACCAGGAAAAGGCGGCGGCCTTGAAGAAGCCGGAGGTGCGCAAGGCCATCGCGCTCGCGCTGAACAAGCAGGCGATCCTCGAGGATGCCCTCAGCGGCCGCGGCGCCGTGGTCGACTCCCCGATCCTCCCGGACATGGTCGGCTACGCCCCGGACGTGGCCTGGCCCACGTTCGACCCCGCCGCCTCGATGGCCCTCCTTGAGAAGGCGGGGTTTCCGAAGGTCGACGGGTCGGACGTGCGCACGCTTCCGAAAGACCTGTATGAAGCCAGGAAGAAAGCGGCAGGCGAAGCGGGGGGCTCGACAACGAACGAGTTTTCCCTTACCCTGAAGACCGTCCAGCATCCGGAGCTCATCCGCACGGCGGAACGCATCGCGACGCAGCTCGCCGATATCGGGATCAAGGTGGAGGTTGCGGCCGTGCCGGCCGACGAACTGCTCGCGGACGTCATCGAACCGCGCGATTACGAGATGCTGCTCACCGGCACCCTGCTCGGCCTCGATCCGGATCCCTTCCCGTTCTGGCATTCGTCGCAGGCGTCCGGCAAGGGACTCAACCTCGCCAACTACGGCAACCGCAAGGCCGACACCCTCCTCGAGGAGGCGCGCCAGAGCACGGACGAAGCGACGCGCGCGGCCAAATACGAGGAATTCCAATCCCTGCTCGCGGAGGACCTGCCGGCGGTGTTCCTCTACCAGTCCGCCTACGCCTATGCGGTCTCGTCAAAGATCCGCAACGTGGACATCCCCCGCGTCATCACCCCTTCGGACCGATTCGCCAACGTTACGAGCTGGTACATCAAAACCAAGAACGTGCTGCGCTAG
- a CDS encoding ribonuclease J, with translation MVDKQPNQQQPRRDGGRRDQSRGPHQQGGGRFDRFRGRVFTRDNVNAGGSAPSSAPSGAGRPLPPGSPKLRVAVLGGCEEVGRNCTMLEYGNDIIIVDLGLQFPNEDMPGVDYIIPNMTGLKGKEKNVRGVIITHGHYDHIGAIPHVVPKIGNPPIYALPMSAGIIKRRQEDFDTPPLNVKVTKIDDVLQLGVFRVSFFHINHNIPDSAGIVIDTPAGTICHTGDWKFDFHPAGTQHADFQRIAEIGKKGVLMLMGDSTCAGIPGHQKSERVIGDEIERIIEKAPGRVIVGTFASLLSRVKQILESAEKHGKKVALDGFSMKTNVEIAKELGFIKINLKTLIPIDQIDKYPQEKIVVVCTGAQGEKNAALNRIASDEHRSVRIIKGDTVIFSSSVIPGNEESVQRLKDIFYRKRAKVIHKDIMDVHAGGHAMQEDIKLMLALFKPKYYCPIEGNHFLLRENAEVAYSMGWKEENVFVVDNGQVMEFSPGHGTLTNEKLPTDYVFVDGLGVGDVSQVVLRDRQALAEDGMVIVVVKIDKKSGMLVGAPDITSRGFIFMKEHQELVEDVRKQVAKVLEKRSASEADPDEIKQKVRDELGMYLFQQTERRPMILPVVIEV, from the coding sequence ATGGTTGACAAACAACCGAACCAGCAGCAACCCCGCCGCGATGGCGGACGCCGAGACCAGTCCCGCGGCCCGCACCAGCAAGGCGGAGGCCGATTCGACCGCTTCCGCGGGCGCGTGTTCACGCGCGACAACGTGAACGCCGGGGGCAGCGCCCCTTCTTCCGCGCCCTCCGGCGCGGGGAGGCCCCTTCCCCCGGGCAGCCCGAAGCTGCGCGTCGCCGTGCTCGGCGGCTGCGAGGAGGTGGGCCGCAACTGCACCATGCTCGAGTACGGCAACGACATCATCATCGTGGACCTCGGGCTGCAATTCCCCAACGAGGACATGCCGGGGGTCGATTACATCATCCCGAACATGACCGGCCTCAAGGGGAAGGAGAAGAACGTCCGCGGGGTCATCATCACCCACGGCCACTACGACCACATCGGGGCGATCCCGCACGTGGTCCCCAAGATCGGCAACCCGCCCATCTACGCGCTCCCCATGTCGGCCGGGATCATCAAGCGCCGCCAGGAGGACTTCGACACCCCGCCGCTCAACGTGAAGGTGACGAAGATCGACGACGTGCTGCAGCTGGGCGTCTTCCGCGTGTCGTTCTTCCACATCAACCACAACATCCCGGACTCCGCCGGCATCGTGATCGACACCCCGGCGGGCACCATCTGCCACACGGGCGACTGGAAGTTCGACTTCCACCCGGCCGGCACCCAGCATGCCGATTTCCAGCGCATCGCCGAGATCGGCAAGAAAGGCGTGCTCATGCTCATGGGCGACTCCACCTGCGCCGGCATCCCGGGCCACCAGAAGTCCGAGCGCGTGATCGGCGACGAGATCGAACGCATCATCGAGAAGGCGCCGGGGCGCGTGATCGTGGGCACCTTCGCCTCCCTGCTCTCGCGCGTGAAGCAGATCCTCGAGAGCGCCGAGAAGCACGGCAAGAAGGTGGCGCTCGACGGATTCTCCATGAAGACCAACGTGGAGATCGCCAAGGAGCTCGGGTTCATCAAGATCAACCTGAAGACGCTCATCCCCATCGACCAGATCGACAAGTACCCGCAGGAGAAGATCGTGGTGGTGTGCACGGGCGCCCAAGGCGAGAAGAACGCGGCGCTCAACCGCATCGCTTCCGACGAGCACCGCAGCGTGCGCATCATCAAGGGGGACACGGTGATCTTCTCAAGCTCGGTCATCCCGGGCAACGAGGAGAGCGTGCAGCGCCTCAAGGACATCTTCTATCGCAAGCGCGCCAAGGTGATCCACAAGGACATCATGGACGTGCACGCCGGCGGCCACGCCATGCAGGAGGACATCAAGCTCATGCTCGCCCTGTTCAAGCCCAAATACTACTGCCCCATCGAGGGCAACCACTTCCTCCTGCGCGAGAACGCCGAGGTGGCCTACTCCATGGGATGGAAGGAGGAGAACGTGTTCGTGGTGGACAACGGCCAGGTCATGGAGTTCTCCCCCGGCCACGGCACGCTTACCAACGAGAAGCTCCCCACCGACTACGTGTTCGTGGACGGGCTGGGCGTGGGCGACGTCTCCCAGGTGGTGCTGCGCGACCGCCAGGCGCTCGCCGAGGACGGCATGGTGATCGTGGTCGTGAAGATCGACAAGAAGAGCGGCATGCTCGTCGGCGCGCCGGACATCACCAGCCGCGGGTTCATCTTCATGAAGGAGCACCAGGAACTGGTGGAGGACGTGCGCAAGCAGGTCGCGAAGGTGCTTGAGAAGCGCTCCGCCTCCGAGGCCGATCCGGACGAGATCAAGCAGAAGGTGCGCGACGAGCTGGGGATGTACCTGTTCCAGCAGACGGAGCGCCGGCCGATGATCCTTCCTGTCGTGATCGAGGTGTAA
- the trpS gene encoding tryptophan--tRNA ligase, protein MAKVLTALQPSGVLHLGNYFGAIEPAVTLQAQHDLTMFIVDYHAITVPQKPDELRRNILFAAATYLACGIDPAKTLLFQQSAVPAHAELGWVLSCIARVGELERMTQFKDKAGARAEKVSVGLFTYPVLMAADILLYDTELVPVGADQKQHVELARDLAIRFNRDYGETFVVPEPSIRAEGARVMGLDDPTKKMSKSATSAKNYISLLDDEATVMKKVKAAVTDSGAAVRAGEGRPAMTNLLTIYSLVTHRSVKEIEGDYLGKGYGDFKADLAEVISLWLKPLQAKIKTYLAHEDELVKVLNAGAEKAAERAERRMQKVRERIGVSLR, encoded by the coding sequence ATGGCAAAAGTCCTCACCGCGCTTCAACCGTCCGGGGTCCTGCACCTGGGCAACTACTTCGGGGCGATCGAACCGGCCGTAACCCTTCAAGCACAGCACGATCTGACGATGTTCATCGTCGATTATCATGCGATCACCGTCCCGCAGAAACCCGACGAGCTGCGACGCAACATCCTGTTCGCGGCCGCCACGTATCTCGCCTGCGGGATCGATCCGGCGAAGACGCTGCTGTTCCAACAGTCGGCGGTGCCGGCTCACGCCGAGCTCGGATGGGTGTTGAGCTGCATCGCGCGCGTGGGCGAGCTCGAGCGCATGACGCAGTTCAAGGACAAGGCGGGGGCGCGAGCCGAAAAGGTCTCCGTCGGCCTGTTCACCTACCCGGTCCTCATGGCCGCCGACATCCTGCTCTACGACACGGAGCTCGTCCCCGTGGGCGCGGACCAAAAGCAGCACGTGGAGCTCGCGCGCGACCTCGCCATCCGCTTCAACCGCGACTACGGCGAGACCTTCGTGGTGCCCGAACCGAGCATCCGCGCCGAAGGGGCGCGCGTCATGGGGCTTGATGACCCGACGAAAAAGATGAGCAAGTCGGCCACGAGCGCCAAGAACTACATTTCCCTGCTCGACGACGAGGCGACGGTGATGAAAAAGGTGAAAGCGGCCGTCACCGACTCGGGCGCCGCGGTCCGCGCCGGCGAGGGTCGTCCGGCGATGACCAACCTGCTCACCATCTACTCGCTCGTCACGCACCGCAGCGTGAAGGAAATCGAAGGCGACTATCTCGGCAAGGGCTATGGCGACTTCAAGGCCGACCTCGCCGAGGTCATCTCCCTCTGGCTCAAGCCGCTGCAAGCCAAGATCAAGACGTACCTCGCGCATGAGGACGAGCTGGTGAAGGTCCTCAACGCGGGGGCCGAGAAGGCCGCCGAACGGGCCGAGCGGCGCATGCAAAAAGTGCGGGAGAGGATCGGGGTGTCCCTCCGTTGA
- a CDS encoding sugar transferase encodes MKRSGLFFTIVLLPLDLLALVAAAVTAYYSRFLPVFTSVRPVVFDLTIERYLPVAAFAAFVWLLVFAASGLYTTRRVAIAHELTRVALACSTGMAAVFAILFFSRTFFESRYIAVAAWLLSIAFVCAERLAVRLVQRSLIRWGIGECRVVLIGENRSSAALDAFFADRHRFGFHVTGHFKRFDGGVAERIRELKRKDKVDEVWLTDPEASREAALDVLGFTEVEHLGFRYTADFFASAVGKSVMHAFAGVPVIEVRKTPLDGWGAIYKRAFDIAVSGILIVLTAPVQLAIAVALFLESPGRVLFSRLPHGGKVMRVGQGGKSFHYFKFRSMVKDAHTYRFDPAFLKRYGNMREGSPLFKLKDDPRVTPIGRLLRKFSLDELPEFFLVFLGRMSLVGPRPHLPEEVALYKPHQRKVLTVKPGITGMAQMSGRADLDFDEEVRLDIHYLEHWSPWLDLYLLLKTPLAVIFKKGAY; translated from the coding sequence ATGAAGCGATCCGGACTGTTTTTTACGATCGTCCTGCTCCCGCTCGACCTGCTCGCCCTCGTGGCCGCCGCGGTGACCGCGTATTATTCGCGGTTCCTGCCGGTGTTCACCTCGGTGCGACCGGTCGTCTTCGATCTCACCATCGAGCGCTACCTTCCCGTGGCGGCGTTCGCGGCGTTCGTGTGGCTGCTCGTGTTCGCCGCGTCAGGGTTGTATACCACCCGACGGGTCGCGATCGCGCACGAGCTCACGCGCGTGGCGCTCGCCTGCTCCACGGGCATGGCGGCCGTGTTCGCCATCCTGTTCTTCTCCCGCACCTTCTTCGAGTCCCGCTACATCGCGGTGGCGGCCTGGCTCCTGTCCATCGCGTTCGTCTGCGCGGAGCGCCTCGCGGTGCGCCTCGTGCAGCGCAGCCTCATCCGCTGGGGCATCGGCGAGTGCCGGGTCGTGCTCATCGGGGAGAACCGCTCAAGCGCGGCGCTCGACGCCTTCTTCGCCGACCGGCACCGGTTCGGCTTCCATGTGACCGGGCATTTCAAGAGGTTCGATGGCGGGGTGGCGGAGCGCATCCGCGAGCTCAAGCGCAAGGACAAGGTCGACGAGGTGTGGCTCACCGATCCCGAGGCGAGCCGCGAGGCGGCGCTCGACGTCCTCGGGTTCACGGAAGTGGAGCATTTAGGCTTCCGCTATACGGCCGATTTCTTCGCTTCCGCCGTCGGAAAAAGCGTGATGCACGCCTTCGCCGGCGTCCCGGTGATCGAGGTGCGCAAGACCCCGCTCGACGGCTGGGGGGCGATTTACAAGCGCGCGTTCGACATCGCGGTGTCGGGAATCCTCATCGTCCTCACCGCTCCCGTCCAGCTCGCGATCGCCGTCGCCCTGTTCCTCGAAAGCCCGGGGCGCGTGCTGTTCTCCCGCCTCCCGCACGGGGGAAAGGTCATGCGCGTCGGGCAGGGAGGAAAGTCGTTCCACTACTTCAAGTTCCGTTCCATGGTGAAGGACGCGCACACGTATCGTTTCGATCCGGCGTTCCTCAAGCGATACGGGAACATGCGCGAAGGGTCCCCGCTGTTCAAGCTGAAGGACGACCCGCGCGTGACCCCGATCGGCCGCCTCCTTCGGAAATTCTCCCTTGACGAGCTCCCGGAGTTCTTCCTCGTGTTCCTCGGCCGCATGTCGCTCGTGGGCCCGCGCCCGCACCTGCCCGAGGAGGTGGCGCTCTATAAGCCGCATCAGCGCAAGGTGCTCACGGTGAAGCCGGGCATCACGGGGATGGCCCAAATGAGCGGCCGTGCGGACCTTGACTTTGACGAGGAAGTGCGGCTGGATATCCATTATCTTGAGCACTGGAGCCCTTGGCTCGACCTGTACCTGCTCCTCAAGACGCCGCTTGCGGTGATCTTCAAGAAAGGGGCCTACTAG